The genomic stretch GGGGTCGATCGCGGCAGTTACCGCGGAGGACGTGCCGGAGGAGACGGTGGCTATACACGTCGCTATGACGCTGAAGATGGTAAAgatctataattttttgttgcatttcctGGTTTAGATAATCACGATATAagctatgtgtgtgttttttttgtaatgtagttttttttcgttgtcCTCCCACTGTCCCCCATGCTCGGTAGGGATCTCTTTCTCTTCACATTGCTGCCAATCAGCCAATCGAGTGCAGATGAAGATACCTCCTAGCTGGGACAGGGATGTGGTGATCTACTTTCTCGATAACCTCGATCTGCGAGCATACACCACAATGCCGAAGGTGCGCGAGCTTCGCGATTACTTGTTGACAGCATTTAAAGCGCTGGTGACCAGCGAATGGAATGCTCTGCAGCGTCATGATCgcgaggagaaggagaaacagaTTCAGGAAACGGCAGTCAGGTCACAGCGCATTATAGAGGAAATCGAGCAAATGCTAAATGAGACGGAATCTGGTGAAAGGCAGAATGAGAATATGTTTAGACAGCTCCAGGAAATGCACATGCAAAACAGGGCAAATTTGGGCGAGTTGTATGATGATTTTGATCACTTTGTGGTGCCCAGGTATCGTCACAGCAGAGCAATGCAAATGCGTGGCAGAGGACGCAGACGTCGTAGAACTGCGTCCCCATCCTCTGAGGAAGCTGAACAAATTCGACACTTCGTAGATCTCTACAGAAACGGCCGTAACTTGAATAGGGAGAACCAAGGAGCTGTACTCCCACATGAATCAGAAGATGAGGCAGCAGCACTTCCTTCCACTTTTGACGCGACGAGATTTCCCCACTGGTTCAGTGATAACTATATGCAGGAGCACAGGATGGTGATGGCGTTGCACTTTGGTTCAATAAGACAGCTGAAAGATCGTATGCCACAACCACCACGCGAACTACAGATGCCATGGGCTTGGCAGGAACTCGAACTGCCGGATGTGGTATCTCACGTGGGGGCAAATAGAGCAGTTGAGCAAATGGAGCAGCGGGTGCGGCAGGAACTGCGGGAACAGGAGCTGAGGGAACTgcaggaacaggagctgcaggagctgcaAGCAGATGGGTACGGCGGCGGCTACTCGAGCACGCAGGCCAGCGGACTGCAGATCAATGTGGCGCGTGAGCTACAGTCGCAGCACCACCAGGACACCCCCGATGGAGCCTACTTCAGTCGCAACGTGTCGACGCACGACGATGATACAGGCGGTCCACGTGTGGCCGCAACATCCACACCACTAACAAATAACATCCACGACGGGTACGCCTATCTCATCTTTTCTATCCTCTTGGATTGTTTTCCCGCTTACCTTCTATACGGGGGATCCTCTGGAGTAGCCTTCGATGCGATCAGATCTTGCACAACGCAGGAACGAACGGAGAACGTTTAGAAAAGCATGAAAACACAATTTagtcaattcaattaaattttatcttttttttaaaacattttctcaGAGAAAATACGACGACTGTTACGTGCTTTTCATGAAGTTAAAAGTCTAAATCGCAGGCCTACTACGTTAATGCCTTGtacatctttttttttttaatagaaTTTTAGCATGGTTCTGTCATGTGTATTTGGTACATCGATCgatgatagagagagagattacCCCACTTTTTTGTTTCAGACAAACCACTGACTTCCGTCTATCTTTCTGTGAAGAATCTAGCTTCCGTTGCTTTCCGAATCTGATTCAATTAAGATGTACCATTCTGTTAATGTATGTACGTTCCGCAGCTTGACATTTATTCCGAGATCGTCGAGTCTGCTGCTCGATGAGGATAGAACTCCTCTTATGATGCCCGGATCCGAGGGTGCACTCTCGTTGCCACCGGAGTGTTCATTGGAGGCGGAGTTTCCGATGCCATCACAAATGGTGGACAGCGGCAATGGACAGAcgatggaggtggaggacaGCGGTTCCACGATGGTACGCTCTCGACTGGGAGCCACACCATTTCGTCCGTTTCTGCCAGTGATcgacgaggagcagcaggtgCAACAGCGTAACCTCACCATGTTGCCGCGTGTGCTGGAGATGTCGTTGGATTCGCCATTAGCAGCAGTAGAACGAGCAGCTGAAGGCACACCGGAAGCAGTGGCTGAAGGTACGGTGGAAGCGTTACCAGAAGGCACGCCAGGAGCGGTAGCAGTGGCTTCGCCGACTTCTCCACGTGAATGGAGTGCGGTGTTTCGAACACGCGGACAAATAACGACGAACTACTATGAAACGCCACCTCCACGACCACCAAAAAGGGTTCGTCGAGCAATTCCAGCATCAGTGGATATAGAACGTCGAGCAGATCCAGCATCAGAGGACATAGGACATCGAGCAGATCCAGCATCAGAAGACATACGACCTCAAGAAAATCCAGAGCACATACAGGGTGAACTGCCACGTGTTAATAATGAGTTTACAATGAGTTTTATGGCCACTTTACTACAAGAGGCGACAGACGTGATCGCACATTCTCTACAGATGATTACGATGCCAGAAGTGCAGGAACAGCCCCAGCAAGTAGCGCCGCCACTACCGCCAGATGAAGCTCTGGTAGATCCTCCCGTTCTTCCAGAAATCTTAAACGAATCATTGCCCAATATATCGGAGAGCGCAGTACCGAATATAGAAATAATGGATCCCCTTCCGGTGGTACAGGTGTTACAGCCCACAATACCCTCCTTAGCCGACTTAAGTGATCACGCTGTCGTCACTGATGTGCAAATTCTGCCACCATTAAATCTGGACAGAGCCAAAGAACAGTCAAGAGGATCAGCAGGATGTCCAGCCATAGATCAAACGGGAGGATCCGAAGATCGGAGTGAGGAAATAACAGTCGTGCAAGCGTCGTCTTTGCAGCAGAACGTGGCCACCGAGGATCGTTTGCATCAACAACTCATGGAAAATGTAGCTTTCATAATCGAGCACAAGGACATGCTCCGGCTGATGATCGATCATCAGAAGCATCTCAGCGATCACTACCAGTACACCGCAGaagagagcagcagctgtggTACACAGACAAATTATCGCTGCCTCCCCGCTGTTCAGACCTACGATTTCGATATTATTTTGAATATGCCTCGGTCAAAGCTGCAACTTGTCCATGGTCTGTTGAAGGCGCTCATCACGTTGCCACAGGTGGATCTGCAGAATGCATCGTTCATCAGGAACCGCCTAGATGCGGCGAATGCCTTTCGCTATGTCCTGGACTTGAAGACGGCAGGCATTGTGACGCTATGCGACGATGGGAGATTCTTTTCGTTGAATTAATCGGTCTCATTCATTATCAGTATTTaggaatatttatatttcataaatatataattagtttttaagttttaaacCACATTTGACTACAAtgaattgaataattttgttGACGAATTATCTTATATCttcaattttaaaaaatatccTTTCATTATTGaatggaaatatttataatttgattACTTATTAATCTTTTAATAGAATTCATCAGGCTTTACTTagtctttaaaaaaaaaaaattgcagtcTTACAATGAAATAGGGACagatttgaatatttaaattatataacaatatagtttttgtttaatgtttattttctgtgtgttttatCAACCATTGTGTCCTCTTTAATGTTATTAAAACTATATAAAGTGTGATGTCTTATTCCTTAAATTATTCTGTTTTTCTTCTGTTGtgtaaattttaaatttaatatttactAAAAATGTATTTGTAATTCAGGCGAAGGACGCCGTGGAGGCTTTAATCGCGACCGTGGAGATCGCGGCGACGGCGAAGAACGCGGAGAACGGAAAGAACGTCGTCGCAAAGATGACGATGAAGACGATTTGAATAACAACAAGGACGGAGAAGATGCCGAGAAAAAGCGGGAGTTTTATATCCCGCCAGAACCATCCACCGATGAAGCTGAGATTTTCAGCACTGGCATCTCATCGGGCATCAATTTTTCGAAGTATGATAACATTCCTGTGAAGGTAAGTCTCTCGAGAGTCATTTTAAAATTCCGAATTGATACTAAATTGAATTGATATTTCAATAGGTAAGCGGCGATAATCCACCAGCTGCCATAAAGAAGTTCGAAGATGCTAAATTGAGGGATATTATCGCGGCAAATGTGACGAAATCGGGCTATAAGTTGGCCACGCCCATTCAAAAGGTCGCCATACCGGTGATTGCCGCTGGCCGTGACCTGATGGCCTGTGCTCAGACTGGTTCTGGCAAGACGGCCGCCTTCCTCGTGCCGATACTCAACTTATTGTTGACCGATGCCGTCGATCTGGAGATTGGCAAGCCACAGGCTGTGATCGTATCGCCCACTCGCGAGTTGGCCATTCAGATCTATCACGAGGCTAGGAAGTTCAGTCACGAGTCGTATTTGAAGATCAGCATTTTGTATGGCGGCACTTCGGTCAAGTACCAGAACGAGTCGATTATGATGGGATGCCATCTGCTGATTGCCACCCCAGGGCGTCTGCTTGATTTTGTGGAGCGTGCTTTCATCACTTTCGACGATACCCGTTTCCTTGTCATGGACGAGGCCGATCGCATGCTGGACATGGGCTTCTCGGAAAGCATGCGCAAGATTGTCACTCACTGCACAATGCGCGCCCAGCATCAGACCTTGATGTTTTCGGCCACATTCCCCCAGGAGATCCAGCGCATGGCTGGCGAGTTTCTCAACAACTATATTTTTGTAACTATTGGCGTTGTTGGCGGTGCTTGTTCTGATGTCAAGCAGACAATCTATGAGGTTACAAAGTACAACAAGCGCCGCAAATTAATTGTAAGTATTGAACCAAGTCCATACCATTGAATCACCCCTCCCTAAATAATTGATTAATTTTATAGGATATTTTGAAAGAAAGCGCCGATGGCACCATTGTCTTCGTTGAGACCAAACGTGGCGccgattttctggcctcgtatTTGTCGGAAGCCGAGCATCCCACAACTTCGATTCATGGCGATCGACTACAGAGTCAGCGCGAGCAGGCTCTGCGCGACTTTAAGACTGGCAAGATGAAAGTGCTCATTGCCACATCGGTTGCTTCTCGTGGTCTAGGTAAtctataaatttaaattaatattca from Drosophila pseudoobscura strain MV-25-SWS-2005 chromosome 4, UCI_Dpse_MV25, whole genome shotgun sequence encodes the following:
- the LOC4817921 gene encoding sister chromatid cohesion protein solo-like isoform X1; the encoded protein is MSDWSEEEVDSNQGTKAKEVDGWSDEETPQTTASRGGGPHGVDRGSYRGGRAGGDGGYTRRYDAEDGISFSSHCCQSANRVQMKIPPSWDRDVVIYFLDNLDLRAYTTMPKVRELRDYLLTAFKALVTSEWNALQRHDREEKEKQIQETAVRSQRIIEEIEQMLNETESGERQNENMFRQLQEMHMQNRANLGELYDDFDHFVVPRYRHSRAMQMRGRGRRRRRTASPSSEEAEQIRHFVDLYRNGRNLNRENQGAVLPHESEDEAAALPSTFDATRFPHWFSDNYMQEHRMVMALHFGSIRQLKDRMPQPPRELQMPWAWQELELPDVVSHVGANRAVEQMEQRVRQELREQELRELQEQELQELQADGYGGGYSSTQASGLQINVARELQSQHHQDTPDGAYFSRNVSTHDDDTGGPRVAATSTPLTNNIHDGLTFIPRSSSLLLDEDRTPLMMPGSEGALSLPPECSLEAEFPMPSQMVDSGNGQTMEVEDSGSTMVRSRLGATPFRPFLPVIDEEQQVQQRNLTMLPRVLEMSLDSPLAAVERAAEGTPEAVAEGTVEALPEGTPGAVAVASPTSPREWSAVFRTRGQITTNYYETPPPRPPKRVRRAIPASVDIERRADPASEDIGHRADPASEDIRPQENPEHIQGELPRVNNEFTMSFMATLLQEATDVIAHSLQMITMPEVQEQPQQVAPPLPPDEALVDPPVLPEILNESLPNISESAVPNIEIMDPLPVVQVLQPTIPSLADLSDHAVVTDVQILPPLNLDRAKEQSRGSAGCPAIDQTGGSEDRSEEITVVQASSLQQNVATEDRLHQQLMENVAFIIEHKDMLRLMIDHQKHLSDHYQYTAEESSSCGTQTNYRCLPAVQTYDFDIILNMPRSKLQLVHGLLKALITLPQVDLQNASFIRNRLDAANAFRYVLDLKTAGIVTLCDDGRFFSLN
- the LOC4817921 gene encoding ATP-dependent RNA helicase vasa-like isoform X2: MSDWSEEEVDSNQGTKAKEVDGWSDEETPQTTASRGGGPHGVDRGSYRGGRAGGDGGYTRRYDAEDGEGRRGGFNRDRGDRGDGEERGERKERRRKDDDEDDLNNNKDGEDAEKKREFYIPPEPSTDEAEIFSTGISSGINFSKYDNIPVKVSGDNPPAAIKKFEDAKLRDIIAANVTKSGYKLATPIQKVAIPVIAAGRDLMACAQTGSGKTAAFLVPILNLLLTDAVDLEIGKPQAVIVSPTRELAIQIYHEARKFSHESYLKISILYGGTSVKYQNESIMMGCHLLIATPGRLLDFVERAFITFDDTRFLVMDEADRMLDMGFSESMRKIVTHCTMRAQHQTLMFSATFPQEIQRMAGEFLNNYIFVTIGVVGGACSDVKQTIYEVTKYNKRRKLIDILKESADGTIVFVETKRGADFLASYLSEAEHPTTSIHGDRLQSQREQALRDFKTGKMKVLIATSVASRGLDIKNVKHVVNYDMPKTIDDYVHRIGRTGRVGNNGRATSFFDPDQDSALASDLVKILEGSDQVVPGFLRVLSGGGGHGGYGSQFGGYDVRGSGNVIQEASAVEDQQEWD